The following proteins are co-located in the Sphingomonas donggukensis genome:
- the dnaE gene encoding DNA polymerase III subunit alpha: MSHSAFVPLRVFSSYTMLEGAIDPKAIAKRAKELGFPAVALTDRNGLYAAMAFGDACKDAGVQPVIGTLLAVKRPVPDGVSAPIDWLALYAQDTTGYDNLCALVSMAHLGRPPEEDAHVTLETLAGHTDGLLALTAGGEGALARLLADDQVEAAAAYADRLQALFPERLYVEITRRLDAIEGRAEAKLIDLAYARDLPLIATNPCCFSEGGFHEAHDAMLCIANSTYVTSDDRPRSSPDAWMKPATEMRRLFEDLPEALTNTLVVAQRCAVAAPKRKPILPSLAGDIAGEAAMLRDQARVGLAARLDKAGIADDAAIETYRTRLEFELDVIIQMGFPGYFLIVADFITWAKDHDIPVGPGRGSGAGSAVAWALKITDLDPLKLGLLFERFLNPERVSMPDFDIDFCETRRGEVIRYVQERYGSDKVAQIITFGTMKARAVLKDTGRVLQMGYGQINRLAGLIPNHPTDPWTLTRALNGVSELAAEYKNHSDVRHLLDLAMKLEGLPRHSSTHAAGVVIGDRPLAELVPLYRDPRSDMPVTQFDMKYVEYAGLVKFDFLGLKTLSVLKKAVDMLAARGIDIDLDTLRWDDPAVYELLQRGDTVGVFQLESEGMRRTLSAVRPSNFGDIIALVSLYRPGPMDNIPSFGARKNGREDIVYPHALLEPILAETYGIFVYQEQVMQAAQVLAGYSLGGADMLRRAMGKKIKAEMDAQRAGFVEGCASVNGIGAVQANSLFDLIDKFAGYGFNKSHAAAYALLAYQTAWLKAHFPHEFFAASMCFDIHQTDKLAIFVDDMKRLGVQCLPPDMNASEAEFSVETAGDDFAVRYGLGALKGVGERAMEQVVAEREANGGFTSLDDMARRIDPRVVNKRQVETLAAAGAFDSIDHNRAGVFAAAETLLAVAARTQESRVSGQGGLFGEAEPGRTAIQLPKTARWSLMQRIEAEKEAFGFFFSGHPLDRYAHLARGQGARSIATLPEVPVAEGARSGAMVAALVEDARWRTSARGKRYMMMTLSDQSGQVQATCFDDDVAALLEEASKEGGCGLLTVELDRRSGEDTARVTVRRIVPLEGLATTTRMMLTASIDDSASVAALATLLHKHRGGRGEVRIRAAFDGGEAEVLLGRDFRLDSELAVAIENLHGIRDCALKAQEERLALAG, encoded by the coding sequence GTGTCGCACTCCGCTTTCGTCCCGCTTCGTGTCTTCTCGTCCTACACCATGCTGGAGGGCGCGATCGATCCGAAGGCGATCGCGAAGCGCGCGAAGGAACTCGGATTTCCCGCGGTCGCGCTGACCGATCGCAACGGGCTCTACGCAGCGATGGCGTTCGGCGATGCGTGCAAGGACGCGGGCGTGCAACCGGTGATCGGCACGCTGCTGGCGGTCAAGCGCCCGGTGCCGGATGGCGTATCCGCGCCGATCGACTGGTTGGCGCTCTATGCGCAGGACACCACCGGCTACGACAATCTCTGCGCGCTGGTGTCGATGGCGCATCTCGGGCGACCGCCTGAGGAGGACGCGCACGTCACGCTGGAGACGCTCGCCGGCCACACCGATGGCCTGCTCGCGCTGACCGCGGGCGGGGAGGGGGCGCTCGCTCGCCTGCTCGCCGACGATCAGGTCGAGGCGGCGGCGGCCTATGCCGACCGGTTGCAGGCGTTGTTCCCCGAGCGGCTCTACGTCGAGATTACCCGCCGCCTCGACGCCATCGAGGGCCGGGCCGAGGCGAAGCTGATCGACCTCGCCTACGCTCGCGATCTGCCGCTGATCGCGACCAACCCGTGCTGCTTCTCCGAAGGCGGTTTTCACGAAGCGCACGACGCGATGCTTTGCATCGCCAATTCGACCTACGTCACCAGCGACGACCGCCCGCGCAGCTCGCCCGACGCATGGATGAAGCCGGCGACCGAGATGCGCCGCCTGTTCGAGGATCTGCCCGAAGCGCTGACCAATACCCTGGTCGTCGCCCAGCGCTGCGCGGTTGCGGCGCCCAAGCGCAAGCCGATCCTGCCGAGCCTGGCCGGCGATATCGCGGGCGAAGCCGCGATGCTGCGCGACCAAGCGCGCGTCGGTCTCGCCGCACGGCTCGACAAGGCGGGCATCGCCGACGACGCCGCGATCGAGACCTACCGCACCCGCCTGGAATTCGAGCTCGACGTTATCATCCAGATGGGCTTTCCGGGCTATTTCCTGATCGTCGCCGACTTCATCACCTGGGCCAAGGATCATGACATCCCGGTCGGTCCGGGGCGCGGATCGGGCGCGGGCTCTGCGGTCGCCTGGGCGCTCAAGATCACCGATCTCGACCCGCTCAAGCTGGGGTTGCTGTTCGAACGCTTCCTCAACCCCGAACGCGTGTCGATGCCCGATTTCGACATCGATTTCTGCGAAACCCGCCGCGGCGAAGTCATCCGCTACGTCCAGGAACGCTACGGCAGCGACAAGGTCGCGCAGATCATCACCTTCGGCACGATGAAGGCGCGCGCGGTGCTGAAGGATACCGGGCGCGTGCTCCAGATGGGCTACGGCCAGATCAACCGCCTCGCCGGGCTGATCCCCAACCACCCGACCGATCCGTGGACGCTGACCCGCGCGCTGAACGGCGTGTCGGAGCTGGCCGCCGAGTACAAGAACCACAGCGACGTCCGCCACCTGCTCGACCTGGCGATGAAGCTGGAGGGGTTGCCCCGCCATTCCTCGACCCACGCGGCGGGCGTCGTGATCGGCGACCGACCGCTCGCCGAACTGGTGCCGCTGTATCGCGATCCGCGATCGGACATGCCGGTCACCCAGTTCGACATGAAATATGTCGAGTACGCGGGCCTGGTGAAGTTCGACTTCCTCGGCCTCAAGACGCTGAGCGTTTTGAAGAAGGCGGTCGACATGCTCGCCGCGCGGGGCATCGACATCGATCTCGATACGCTGCGCTGGGACGATCCGGCGGTGTACGAACTGCTCCAGCGCGGCGATACGGTCGGCGTGTTCCAGCTGGAATCGGAGGGCATGCGCCGCACCCTGAGTGCCGTCCGTCCGTCGAATTTCGGCGACATCATCGCGCTCGTTTCGCTCTACCGGCCCGGGCCGATGGACAACATTCCGAGCTTCGGCGCGCGCAAGAACGGACGCGAGGATATCGTCTATCCGCACGCGCTGCTGGAGCCGATCCTGGCCGAAACCTACGGCATCTTCGTTTACCAGGAACAGGTGATGCAGGCCGCGCAGGTGCTGGCCGGCTACTCACTTGGCGGAGCCGACATGCTGCGGCGCGCGATGGGCAAGAAGATCAAGGCGGAGATGGACGCCCAGCGCGCCGGCTTCGTCGAGGGTTGCGCGAGCGTCAACGGCATCGGCGCGGTGCAGGCGAACAGCCTGTTCGATTTGATCGACAAGTTTGCCGGCTACGGCTTCAACAAATCGCACGCCGCCGCCTATGCGCTGCTCGCCTACCAGACCGCCTGGCTGAAGGCGCATTTCCCGCACGAGTTCTTCGCCGCCTCGATGTGCTTCGACATCCACCAGACCGACAAGCTCGCGATCTTTGTCGACGACATGAAACGGCTGGGCGTCCAGTGCCTGCCGCCCGACATGAACGCCAGTGAAGCCGAATTCTCGGTCGAAACCGCCGGCGACGATTTCGCCGTCCGCTACGGTCTCGGCGCGCTGAAGGGCGTCGGCGAACGCGCGATGGAGCAGGTCGTCGCCGAGCGTGAGGCGAACGGCGGCTTTACGTCACTCGACGACATGGCACGCCGCATCGACCCGCGCGTTGTGAACAAGCGCCAGGTCGAGACGCTGGCCGCCGCCGGCGCGTTCGATTCGATCGACCACAACCGCGCCGGGGTCTTCGCCGCCGCCGAAACCCTGCTCGCGGTCGCCGCGCGCACCCAGGAAAGCCGCGTAAGCGGGCAGGGCGGCCTTTTCGGAGAGGCCGAGCCCGGTCGCACCGCTATCCAGTTGCCGAAGACCGCGCGCTGGTCGCTGATGCAGCGGATCGAGGCGGAGAAGGAGGCGTTCGGGTTCTTCTTCTCCGGCCACCCGCTCGATCGCTACGCGCATCTTGCCCGCGGCCAGGGCGCACGCTCGATCGCAACTCTGCCCGAAGTGCCGGTGGCCGAGGGAGCACGATCGGGCGCGATGGTCGCCGCGCTGGTCGAGGATGCGCGCTGGCGCACCTCCGCGCGCGGCAAGCGGTACATGATGATGACGCTGAGCGATCAGTCGGGTCAGGTCCAGGCGACCTGCTTCGACGACGACGTCGCGGCGCTGCTGGAGGAGGCGTCGAAGGAAGGCGGCTGCGGGCTGTTGACGGTCGAGCTCGATCGCCGTTCCGGCGAGGATACCGCGCGCGTAACCGTTCGCCGAATCGTGCCGCTCGAAGGACTGGCGACGACGACCCGCATGATGCTGACCGCCTCTATCGACGATTCCGCGAGCGTCGCGGCGCTGGCAACGCTTCTTCACAAACACCGCGGCGGGCGCGGGGAGGTGCGGATTCGCGCCGCGTTCGACGGCGGCGAGGCCGAGGTTTTGCTCGGCCGCGACTTCCGCCTCGACTCCGAGCTTGCCGTCGCCATCGAGAATTTGCACGGTATCCGCGATTGCGCGCTCAAGGCCCAGGAAGAGAGGCTGGCGCTCGCCGGATAG
- a CDS encoding PA0069 family radical SAM protein yields the protein MATAKPRAVRGATENRESTRFNLPERAVDGDWLDERAALDEVPPPLRTTVTVEQPRTIIARNQSPDVPFDRSINPYRGCEHGCIYCFARPSHAFHDLSPGLDFETRLFAKPSAPDLLRAELAKPGYVCKPIAFGTNTDPYQPIESDWRITRACIEVLAEHDHPITITTKSDRVTRDIDLLAPMAARGLAAVMVSVTSLDPRVAMTVEPRAPTPERRLAAIRKLADAGIPVHLSISPVIPAITDHELEHLIERGAEAGAYAASFIPVRLPWEVAPLFEAWLDTHFPDRKAKVMATIASLRDGKRNDPNFFTRMKGSGPWADLLRTRFHIACRKHGLNGERQVLRTDLFRAPRGLQGELF from the coding sequence ATGGCAACCGCCAAGCCCCGAGCCGTCCGCGGCGCGACCGAAAATCGCGAGAGCACGCGCTTCAACCTCCCCGAGCGCGCGGTCGATGGCGACTGGCTGGACGAGCGCGCGGCGCTGGACGAAGTGCCGCCACCGCTGCGCACCACGGTGACGGTCGAACAGCCGCGCACGATCATCGCGCGCAACCAGTCGCCCGACGTACCCTTCGACCGCTCGATTAATCCGTACCGCGGCTGCGAGCACGGCTGCATCTACTGTTTCGCGCGACCGAGCCACGCCTTCCACGACCTGTCGCCAGGGCTGGATTTCGAGACGAGGCTGTTCGCCAAGCCGAGCGCGCCCGACCTGCTGCGCGCCGAACTCGCGAAGCCGGGATATGTCTGCAAGCCGATCGCGTTCGGCACCAACACCGACCCCTATCAACCGATCGAGAGCGACTGGCGGATCACGCGGGCGTGTATCGAGGTGCTGGCCGAACACGACCACCCGATCACCATCACCACCAAGTCGGACCGCGTGACGCGCGACATCGATCTGCTCGCGCCGATGGCCGCCAGGGGACTGGCCGCCGTCATGGTATCGGTGACATCGCTCGACCCCCGCGTCGCGATGACGGTCGAACCGCGCGCGCCGACGCCTGAGCGGCGGCTGGCCGCGATCCGCAAGCTGGCCGATGCGGGCATCCCTGTGCACCTGTCGATATCGCCCGTCATCCCCGCGATCACCGACCACGAACTCGAACATCTGATCGAGCGCGGTGCGGAGGCCGGCGCCTATGCCGCATCCTTCATCCCGGTGCGCCTGCCGTGGGAAGTCGCCCCGCTGTTCGAGGCGTGGCTCGACACGCATTTCCCGGATCGCAAGGCCAAGGTGATGGCAACGATTGCGTCCCTGCGCGACGGCAAGCGCAACGACCCCAATTTCTTCACGCGCATGAAAGGCAGCGGCCCCTGGGCCGACCTACTCCGCACCCGCTTCCACATCGCCTGCCGCAAGCACGGTCTGAACGGCGAACGGCAGGTACTTCGGACCGATCTGTTCAGGGCACCAAGGGGGCTGCAGGGGGAATTGTTTTAG
- the rutC gene encoding pyrimidine utilization protein C, with amino-acid sequence MPFEPINPPQFPTPIAPYSAGAKAGNTVYVSGVLALGEGGSVLHVGDAAAQTRHVLDVIKTTLEAAGATMADVAMNHIFLKDLADYAAFNQVYAEYFPGAKPARYCIKCDLVKPDCLVEIASVAHIG; translated from the coding sequence ATGCCCTTCGAACCGATCAACCCGCCGCAATTCCCCACCCCGATCGCGCCCTATTCGGCGGGCGCGAAGGCGGGCAACACCGTCTACGTCTCGGGCGTGCTGGCGCTGGGAGAAGGCGGCAGCGTCCTCCACGTCGGCGACGCCGCGGCGCAGACTCGCCACGTCCTAGACGTCATCAAGACGACGCTGGAGGCCGCCGGCGCGACGATGGCCGACGTCGCGATGAACCACATCTTCTTGAAGGACCTGGCCGATTACGCCGCCTTCAACCAGGTCTATGCCGAGTATTTCCCGGGCGCGAAGCCCGCGCGCTACTGCATCAAATGCGATCTGGTGAAGCCCGATTGCCTGGTCGAGATCGCCTCGGTCGCGCACATTGGCTGA
- the rutA gene encoding pyrimidine utilization protein A, with protein MQVGVFVPINNNGWLISENAPQYKPSFDMNKAIAQKAEEHGLDFLLSMIKLRGFGGKTEFWEYGLESFTLMAGLAAVTEKIKIYATCPTLVIPPAFAARMCNTIDSISHGRFGLNLITGWQKPEYSQMGMWPGEEHFRNRYKMLDEYAHILRDLWETGRSDLKGDYYQMDDCLVRPQPQGDMKIICAGSSDEGLAFSAKWADYAFCLGKGVNTPTAFAFNNERLAAATAKTGRDVSVFVLVMIIAAETDEEAHAKWKSYNDGVDHEAIAWLANQGAADKVNATTNVRQLAAPEGAVNINMGTLVGSYESVARMLDEMAEVPNTGGVLLTFDDFLEGVENFGTRIQPLMKSRA; from the coding sequence ATGCAAGTCGGCGTCTTCGTTCCCATCAACAACAACGGCTGGCTGATTTCGGAGAACGCGCCGCAGTACAAGCCGAGCTTCGACATGAACAAGGCGATCGCGCAGAAGGCGGAGGAGCATGGCCTCGACTTCCTGCTGTCGATGATAAAGCTGCGCGGGTTCGGGGGTAAGACCGAATTCTGGGAATATGGCCTCGAAAGCTTCACGCTCATGGCCGGGCTCGCCGCGGTGACCGAAAAGATCAAGATCTACGCGACGTGCCCGACGCTCGTCATCCCGCCCGCCTTTGCTGCGCGCATGTGCAACACGATCGATTCGATCAGCCACGGGCGCTTTGGCCTCAACCTCATCACCGGCTGGCAGAAGCCTGAATACAGCCAGATGGGGATGTGGCCGGGTGAGGAGCATTTCCGCAACCGCTACAAGATGCTCGACGAATACGCCCACATCCTGCGCGACCTGTGGGAAACCGGGCGTAGCGACCTGAAGGGCGACTATTACCAGATGGACGACTGCCTCGTCCGCCCGCAGCCACAAGGCGACATGAAGATCATCTGCGCGGGCTCGTCGGACGAGGGCCTCGCCTTCTCGGCCAAATGGGCGGACTACGCCTTCTGTCTGGGGAAGGGCGTGAACACCCCGACCGCGTTTGCCTTCAACAACGAACGCCTGGCCGCCGCCACCGCCAAGACCGGGCGCGACGTCAGCGTCTTCGTTCTGGTCATGATCATCGCCGCCGAAACCGACGAAGAGGCTCACGCCAAGTGGAAATCGTACAACGACGGCGTCGACCATGAGGCGATCGCGTGGCTCGCCAACCAGGGCGCCGCCGACAAGGTCAACGCCACTACCAACGTCCGCCAGCTCGCCGCTCCGGAAGGCGCGGTGAACATCAACATGGGCACGCTGGTCGGCAGCTACGAAAGCGTCGCGCGGATGCTCGACGAGATGGCCGAGGTGCCGAACACCGGCGGCGTCCTGCTGACGTTCGACGATTTCCTGGAGGGGGTGGAGAATTTTGGGACGCGCATTCAGCCGTTGATGAAGAGCCGGGCTTGA
- a CDS encoding YbjN domain-containing protein, producing the protein MRAVIAGMAAMAAAVAQPALAQDKLFDATDPATLTEAMKTAGFKAELKTNDKGEPYINSAANGSPFTIEFYGCEKAKACPSFQFYAWYKKDPLYTLALVNEWNAAKRFLKLRIDTDGDLAMSMDVTSVGKLTQANFADWVDWYQVMDSELDKFLTEKRAAAGKAAPAPAKK; encoded by the coding sequence GTGAGGGCGGTGATTGCGGGCATGGCGGCGATGGCGGCGGCGGTCGCGCAACCGGCGCTGGCGCAGGACAAATTGTTCGACGCGACCGACCCGGCGACGCTGACCGAAGCGATGAAGACCGCGGGGTTCAAGGCCGAGCTGAAGACCAACGACAAGGGCGAGCCCTATATCAACAGCGCGGCGAACGGATCGCCGTTCACAATCGAATTCTACGGGTGCGAGAAGGCGAAGGCGTGCCCGTCGTTCCAGTTCTACGCCTGGTACAAGAAGGATCCGCTCTACACGCTGGCGCTGGTCAACGAGTGGAACGCGGCCAAGCGGTTTCTTAAGCTGCGGATCGACACCGACGGCGACCTGGCGATGTCGATGGACGTGACCTCGGTCGGGAAGCTGACACAAGCGAATTTCGCCGACTGGGTCGACTGGTATCAGGTGATGGACAGCGAGCTCGACAAGTTCCTGACCGAGAAGCGCGCGGCGGCGGGCAAGGCGGCGCCGGCACCCGCAAAGAAATAG
- a CDS encoding long-chain fatty acid--CoA ligase: protein MPEMLEATPSTMQDMELRVPRLIDHAAREHATREIVTRWADGRETRTDWGGVHRDARRLAQALERMGMKPGDRIATLGMNHVAHLIAWYGAIGMGGVIHTINPRLFDEQLAFIANHAEDRVLFYDAAFASIVERMRPQWTTIEHFVCFDDGAFDALLDAEDGDYAWVEGPEREPCMLCYTSGTTGNPKGVLYTHRSTMIHAMAELQPAVFDLDSTAVVMAIVPMFHAAAWGLPFAGAAAGVKIVYSAVNEPAVLCDLMNREKVTHSAGVPTVWLGMFQHMDATGDAPKHLRVVTIGGSAAPRAMIERIMRMGVRVNHAWGMTETSPIGTMGAPSPDWDDLSFDERVDVTVKQGRVPFGVELRIVDDADAVLPRDGVASGRLQIRGPWVVKRYFKADADATDAEGWFDTGDVAALHPDGTMQITDRAKDVIKSGGEWISSVELENAAVGCAGVAEAAAIGVYHPKWDERPILLVVRKPGSAVTPDEIVQHLTHHVAKWWLPDEILFVDELPHTATGKLLKTAIRQQYKDFRLAAA, encoded by the coding sequence ATGCCGGAAATGCTAGAAGCGACGCCGAGCACGATGCAGGACATGGAGCTGCGCGTGCCGCGGCTGATCGACCACGCCGCCCGCGAGCATGCCACGCGCGAGATCGTGACCAGATGGGCCGACGGGCGTGAGACGCGGACCGACTGGGGCGGCGTCCATCGCGACGCGCGGCGGCTGGCGCAGGCGCTCGAGCGCATGGGGATGAAGCCGGGCGACCGCATCGCCACCCTCGGCATGAACCACGTCGCGCACCTGATCGCGTGGTATGGCGCGATCGGCATGGGCGGGGTGATCCACACCATCAACCCGCGGCTGTTCGACGAACAACTCGCCTTCATCGCCAACCATGCCGAGGACCGCGTGCTGTTCTACGACGCCGCCTTCGCGTCGATCGTCGAACGGATGCGCCCGCAGTGGACCACGATCGAGCATTTCGTCTGCTTCGACGACGGCGCGTTCGACGCGCTGCTGGACGCCGAGGACGGCGATTACGCTTGGGTCGAGGGACCGGAGCGTGAGCCGTGCATGCTCTGCTACACCAGCGGCACGACCGGTAATCCGAAGGGGGTGCTCTACACCCACCGTTCGACGATGATCCACGCGATGGCGGAATTGCAGCCCGCGGTGTTCGATCTCGATTCTACCGCGGTCGTCATGGCGATCGTGCCGATGTTCCACGCCGCCGCCTGGGGGTTGCCCTTCGCCGGTGCCGCGGCGGGCGTGAAGATCGTCTATTCCGCGGTCAACGAACCCGCTGTGCTGTGCGACCTGATGAACCGGGAAAAGGTGACCCACTCCGCCGGCGTGCCGACCGTGTGGCTCGGCATGTTCCAGCACATGGACGCGACCGGCGATGCGCCGAAGCACCTTCGCGTCGTTACCATCGGCGGATCGGCCGCTCCGCGCGCGATGATCGAGCGGATCATGCGGATGGGCGTCCGCGTCAACCACGCCTGGGGCATGACCGAAACCTCCCCGATCGGGACGATGGGCGCGCCCAGCCCCGACTGGGACGATTTGAGTTTCGACGAGCGCGTCGATGTGACCGTGAAGCAGGGCCGCGTACCGTTCGGAGTGGAACTGCGCATCGTCGATGACGCCGACGCCGTCCTGCCGCGCGACGGCGTCGCCTCTGGCCGGCTCCAGATCCGGGGCCCGTGGGTCGTGAAACGCTATTTCAAGGCCGACGCCGACGCGACCGATGCGGAGGGATGGTTCGACACCGGCGACGTCGCCGCGCTCCACCCCGACGGCACGATGCAGATCACCGATCGGGCCAAGGACGTCATCAAGTCGGGCGGCGAGTGGATCAGTTCGGTCGAACTGGAAAACGCCGCGGTCGGCTGTGCCGGCGTGGCGGAGGCCGCGGCGATAGGCGTGTATCACCCGAAATGGGACGAGCGCCCGATCCTGCTGGTGGTGCGCAAGCCGGGCAGCGCGGTGACGCCAGACGAGATCGTCCAGCACCTGACGCACCACGTCGCGAAATGGTGGTTGCCCGACGAGATCCTGTTCGTCGATGAACTCCCCCACACCGCGACCGGCAAGCTGCTGAAGACTGCGATCCGCCAGCAATACAAGGACTTCCGCCTGGCCGCAGCCTGA
- the rutD gene encoding pyrimidine utilization protein D, whose amino-acid sequence MAEAAGLYYELHGPADAPPLILSSGLGGSASYWMPNLPALAEHFRVLVYDHRGTGRSDRVLPDTVSVDDFADDMLALMGAVGWERASIVGHAAGGVAGLALAAKAPERLDRLVVVNGWAKADPHFLRCFEARLNLLRHSGVEAFLRAQPIFLYPAEWISFHTAELDAELPHQIAAFPGVATMEKRIAALAAFDISKEILALRGSILALSTGDDMLVPWMCTQALGEMNPRITQEHMPWGGHACNVTDPVTFNAIVLDFLRS is encoded by the coding sequence TTGGCTGAAGCCGCCGGCCTTTATTACGAGCTGCACGGGCCGGCGGATGCGCCGCCGCTGATCCTCTCGTCGGGGCTCGGCGGGTCAGCGAGCTATTGGATGCCGAACCTGCCCGCGCTCGCCGAGCATTTCCGCGTGCTGGTGTACGACCACCGCGGAACAGGACGCAGCGACCGCGTGCTGCCCGATACCGTCTCGGTCGATGACTTCGCCGACGACATGCTCGCGCTGATGGGCGCCGTCGGCTGGGAGAGGGCGAGCATCGTCGGCCACGCCGCGGGTGGCGTCGCTGGGCTCGCGCTGGCCGCAAAGGCGCCCGAGCGCCTCGACCGGCTGGTCGTGGTCAACGGCTGGGCAAAGGCCGATCCGCATTTCCTGCGCTGTTTCGAGGCCCGGCTGAACCTGCTGCGCCATTCCGGCGTCGAGGCGTTCCTGCGCGCGCAGCCGATCTTCCTCTACCCGGCCGAGTGGATCAGTTTCCACACCGCCGAACTCGATGCCGAACTCCCGCATCAGATCGCCGCGTTTCCGGGTGTGGCGACGATGGAGAAGCGGATTGCCGCGCTCGCTGCGTTCGACATTTCGAAGGAGATCCTCGCGTTGCGTGGGTCGATCCTCGCCCTCTCTACCGGCGACGACATGCTTGTGCCCTGGATGTGTACGCAAGCGCTTGGAGAGATGAATCCACGCATCACGCAGGAACATATGCCGTGGGGCGGTCACGCCTGCAACGTGACCGATCCCGTGACCTTCAACGCGATCGTCCTCGATTTCCTCAGGAGTTGA
- a CDS encoding glutathione peroxidase — protein sequence MTDLTAIPVTAADGTEVDLSAYAGKVLLIVNTASKCGFTPQYEGLEALHRKYGARGFEVLGFPCNQFGAQEPGDAAEIANFCSLTYDVTFPVFAKVDVNGDAAAPLFRHLKKAAPGLLGSESIKWNFTKFLVDRAGAVVGRYAPTTKPADIESDIEKLL from the coding sequence ATGACCGACCTCACCGCGATCCCCGTTACCGCCGCCGACGGCACCGAAGTCGATCTGTCCGCTTACGCCGGCAAGGTTCTCCTCATCGTCAACACCGCGTCGAAATGCGGGTTTACGCCGCAGTATGAGGGTCTGGAGGCGCTGCATCGGAAATACGGCGCTCGCGGGTTCGAGGTGTTGGGCTTTCCCTGCAACCAGTTCGGGGCGCAGGAGCCGGGCGACGCGGCGGAGATCGCGAATTTCTGTTCGCTGACCTATGACGTCACTTTCCCGGTGTTCGCGAAGGTCGACGTCAACGGCGACGCCGCCGCACCGCTGTTCCGCCACCTGAAAAAGGCCGCGCCGGGGCTGCTCGGGTCCGAATCGATCAAGTGGAATTTCACGAAGTTCCTGGTCGATCGCGCCGGCGCCGTCGTCGGGCGCTACGCCCCGACCACAAAGCCTGCGGATATCGAAAGCGACATCGAAAAGCTGCTTTGA
- the moaB gene encoding molybdenum cofactor biosynthesis protein B: MPIDESIAFRAVRIAVLTVSDTRGAADDRSGDTLVERLTAAGHELADRAILRDDTDAIVEQLATWIDDPAVDCVITTGGTGVTGRDVTPEALEAVADKMIPGFGELFRWLSYATIGTSTIQSRAAACVARGTYIFALPGSTGAVKDAWDGILASQLDIRHRPCNFVELMPRLTER; encoded by the coding sequence ATGCCGATCGATGAGAGCATCGCGTTCCGCGCGGTGCGCATCGCGGTGCTGACCGTGTCGGACACGCGCGGCGCCGCCGACGATCGGTCGGGTGACACGCTGGTCGAGCGGCTGACCGCGGCGGGCCACGAACTCGCCGACCGCGCGATCCTGCGCGACGACACCGACGCGATCGTCGAACAGCTTGCCACATGGATCGACGATCCCGCGGTCGACTGCGTCATTACCACCGGCGGCACCGGCGTGACGGGCCGCGACGTGACGCCCGAGGCGCTGGAGGCGGTCGCCGACAAGATGATCCCCGGCTTCGGCGAGCTCTTCCGCTGGCTCAGCTACGCGACGATCGGCACCTCGACGATACAGTCGCGCGCCGCCGCCTGCGTCGCGCGCGGCACCTATATCTTCGCGCTGCCCGGATCGACCGGCGCGGTGAAGGACGCGTGGGACGGCATCCTCGCCAGCCAGCTCGACATCCGCCACCGCCCCTGCAATTTCGTCGAGCTGATGCCGCGCCTGACCGAACGATGA
- the rutB gene encoding pyrimidine utilization protein B — METIATGTAGEAGVTLPARPEALRLRPEETAVVVIDMQNAYASPGGYVDLAGFDISGAAGTIGKIATVLDTARQAGVQVIYLQNGWDADYLEAGGPGSPNWHKSNALKTMRRRPELAGQLLARGGWDYDLVDALKPQPGDITLHKTRYSAFFNSQLDSTLRARGIRNIVFVGIATNVCVESTLRDGFHLEYFGVMLEDATHHLGPPAMQDATVYNVEKFFGWVSTTADFCGSFGQLPKE, encoded by the coding sequence ATGGAAACGATCGCGACCGGAACGGCAGGGGAGGCGGGGGTGACCCTGCCCGCGCGGCCCGAGGCACTGCGCCTTCGCCCTGAGGAAACCGCGGTCGTCGTCATCGACATGCAGAACGCCTATGCGTCGCCCGGCGGGTATGTCGACCTCGCCGGCTTCGACATTTCGGGCGCGGCGGGCACAATCGGCAAGATCGCGACGGTGCTCGACACAGCCCGGCAGGCCGGGGTGCAGGTAATCTACCTCCAGAACGGCTGGGACGCGGACTATCTGGAGGCGGGCGGCCCCGGCTCTCCCAACTGGCACAAATCGAACGCGCTGAAGACGATGCGCCGCCGCCCCGAACTCGCCGGGCAGCTGCTCGCGCGCGGCGGCTGGGATTACGACCTGGTCGACGCGCTGAAGCCGCAGCCGGGCGACATCACGCTCCACAAGACTCGCTATTCGGCCTTCTTCAATTCGCAGCTCGACAGCACGCTGCGCGCCCGCGGCATCCGCAACATCGTCTTCGTCGGCATCGCCACCAACGTGTGCGTCGAAAGCACGCTGCGCGACGGCTTCCACCTCGAATATTTCGGCGTGATGCTGGAGGATGCCACCCATCATCTCGGCCCCCCGGCGATGCAGGACGCGACCGTCTACAACGTCGAAAAGTTCTTCGGCTGGGTCAGTACGACCGCAGATTTCTGCGGATCGTTCGGCCAGCTTCCCAAGGAGTGA